Part of the Streptomyces sp. f51 genome is shown below.
GCGGGCAGCCCCTCCTCGATCCGCGCCTGGTGACGAGCACGCGGGGCTACGCCGCAGGAGCGGCCATCGCCGCCCTGTACTTCGTGGGGTTCAGCGGGGTGTGGCTGGTGTTCGCCCTGTACTTCCAGAACGGCCAGGGCTACTCCCCGCTGCGTTCGGGGCTCGCGGTGACGCCGTTCGCCATCGGCTCGGCCGCGGCCGCCGTGGTGGCGGGACGACTCGTCGAGCGGCTGGGCCGGCTGCTGACCGTGTGCGGTCTCGCCGCCGTCGCGCTCGGTCTCGGCGGTGCCGTGCTGATCCTGCGCCTCGCGCCCGGGGGGACCGCCCCCTGGTACGCGGCTCCGGCGCTCCTCGTCGGCGGAATGGGGAGCGGCTGCGTGATCTCCCCGAACGTCACGATGACGCTCCGGGACGTGCCGGTACGGATGGCTGGCGCGGCCGGCGGAGCCCTCCAGACGGCCCAGCGTCTGGGCGGCGCCATCGGTACGGCGGCGCTGCCCGGACTGTTCTACGTGGTGCTCGGCACCGGCCGGCACGCGTTCGGCCCGGCCGTGACGGTCGCCGTCGGCTCCGGGATCGTGGCGATCCTCTGCGCGTTCGCGCTCGCCGTGTACGACTGGCTGCGCGACCACGCGCCCGGGCCACCGCGGAATCCGTCCGAGCCGTCCCACGATCCCACCCGCGCCGGTCGGCCCTGATCCCCGGACCCGCGCGCGGCGGACGTCGTGACGGTGCCGTAGGGGCGCGGGGCACCGGTCGCGTTCACAGCTGACGCACAGCGGCCGAAAGGCTGCGCGGGAGGCGTGAACCCGCAGCAGACCATGGTCAGTTCAAGCCGATGTCTTGTCGCCTTCATGACAAGTCCGTCGGCAGGATGCCAGGCTGCTGCCGAACGCTCACACCTCATTCACACCTCCTCCACGCAGTCGCCCCCCTCCGCCGCCCTCCGTGCCCCCGGCGTCCCTCGCTCGGGCCCCCACCCTCCGGCCCCCAGGCCCCTTCGAGCCCCCTCCCGTCGGCGCATCCGCGTCCCCGGGACCCACGCGCCCCGCGCTCCCGCGTGCACCAGCGCCGCACAGCGGCACCGCGTGCTGCTTCCGCCTGCCGCCCGGCCCTTCGACCACCGCGGACCGGCCGTACTCCGCCGGCCCCGGACGCCCGGGGCTCCACCCGGGCAAGCCCCCCCGCAGAAGGAGATGGCATTGAACCGGCACCACTCCTCCGTCCGCAGGCGCAGACGCGCCACCGTCCTCGCGCTCACCGCCGCGAGCTCCTTACTGGCCCTCGCCGTCCGGCCGGGCTCCGCGTCCGCGGCCTCGGCGGACCTCGCTCCCGGCAGGGCCGTCACCGAGATCACCGCCGCCGGGAACCCGGCTTCCGTCAGGGCCACCGCCCGGATCGTCGCCGAGCCCCGCGCGCGGGCCCTCGCGGCCCCGCTGTCGCCCGCCCGGCACGCCGAGCTGGTCAGGAACGCGGGAGCGGCGGCGGGCGCCACGGCCAAGCTGCTCGGCCTCGGCACCAGGGAAGGACTCGTGGTCAAGGACGTCGCCCAGGACCGGGACGGGACGACCCACACGCGCTACGAGCGCACGTACGCGGGACTGCCGGTGCTCGGTGGTGATCTGGTCGTGCACCTGAGGGACGGCCGGAGCACGGTGTCCGAGGCGACCCGGGCCACCGTCACCCTTGGGAGCGTCACTCCGAGGATCTCCGCCGCGGGCGCCGCGGCCCGGGCCCTCGCGGTGGGCCGGGAGGCGGCCGTGGCGAGGCCCAGGATCGGCGAGGCGCCCCGGCGCGTCGTCTGGGCCGCAGGCACCCGGCCGGTCCTGGCCTGGGAGACGGTGGTCGACGGCGTCCAGCGCGACGGCACACCGGCCGAGCTGCACGTCGTGACCGACGCGTCCTCCGGCAAGGTCGCCACCCGGTACGAGGGCGTCGACACGGGCACGGGCACGGGCCAGTACGTCGGCACGGTGCCGCTCTCCACCACGCCGTCCGGAACGTCGTACCAACTGGTCGACGGCGACCGCGCGGGTCACCGCACCTACGACCTGGGCCAGGGAACCTCCGGGACCGGGACCCTCTATACGGACGACAACGATGTCTGGGGCAACGGCACCCAGAGCGACCGGCAGACCGCCGGTGTCGACGTCGCCTACGGAGCGGCGGCGACCTGGGACTACTACAAGGACGTCTTCGGCCGCAACGGGATCCGCAACGACGGCGTCGCCGCCTACAGCAGGGCCCACTACGGCAACAACTACGTCAACGCCTTCTGGTCGGACAGCTGCTTCTGCATGACCTACGGCGACGGGGCGAACAACGCCAAGCCGCTGACGGCGCTGGACGTGGCGGCGCACGAGATGAGCCACGGCGTCACCAGCGCCACCGCGAACCTGACGTACTCGGGTGAGTCCGGTGGGCTGAACGAGGCGACGTCGGACATCTTCGCCGCGGCGGTGGAGTTCCACGAGAACCTCGCGGCCGACGTTCCCGACTACCTGGTCGGCGAGAAGATCGACATCCGCGGCAACGGCACGCCCCTGCGCTACATGGACAAGCCGTCCAGGGACGGCTCCTCGCGCGACTACTGGGACTCCTCGCTGGGCGGCATCGACGTCCACTACTCCTCGGGTCCGGCGAACCACTTCTTCTACCTGCTGTCCGAGGGGAGCGGGGCGAAGACCGTCAACGGAGTGTCGTACGACAGCCCCACCCACGACGGTCTGCCGGTGACCGGAATCGGGATCGAGAACGCCGCCCGGATCTGGTACCGGGCGCTCACCACGTACATGACGTCGACGACCGACTACCACGGTGCCAGGACCGCGACCCTGCGGGCCGCGGGTGATCTCTTCGGGGCGTACAGCCCCACCTATCTCGCCGTCGCCGACGCCTGGGCGGGCATCAACGTGGGCGACCGCATCGCCCTGGGGGTCAACGCCGCCCCGGTCCCCGACCAGACCTCCGGGGTCGGCCAGCAGGTCTCCCTCCAGGTGGACGCCTACACCACCAACACCGGCGCGAGCCTGACCTACGCGGCCACCGGACTCCCCGAGGGCCTGGCCATCGGCGACACCGGGCTGATCTCCGGAGTCCCCGTCACCCCCGGGACCAGCGACACGACCGTCACGGTGACCGACAGCACCGGCGCGTCCGTGTCGCTGTCCTTCCGCTGGCGGATCGCGTACGTCTACGCCAACGCCACCCGCGTGGACATCCCCGACCTGGGTCCCGCGGTCGAGTCGCCCATCACCATCACCGGCCGGCCGGGCAACGCCTCGGCGACCACCGAGGTGTACGTCGGCATCGTCCACACCTACCGCGGTGATCTGACGGTCGATCTGGTCGGCCCCGACGGAACCGTGTACTCGCTGCTGAACCGCAGCGGCGGCTCGGCGGACGACGTGGACCAGACGTTCACGGTGGACGCCTCCGCGCAACCGGTCGAGGGCACCTGGAAGCTGCGGGTGCGCGACCTCGCGTCGATCGACGTGGGGTACATCCGGGAGTGGCGCATCACTCCCTGACCCGTAGCCCCTCAGAGCCCGTCCGGACCGCCGCCACGGTCCGGACGGGCTCTTCGCGTCTTCAAGACTTGACGGATCCCCGCGGCCCCCGGCCCCTCCACGACGTCGCGGCCCAGGCCAAACCCCCTCTGATGGCCACTCAACGCGGTTCCCGCGAACATCAGTTGAAGAAATCCGTGTCACGGGACTTGTCACCCTGATGGTTCATTACTTAAATCAAAGCGTGAACTAAGAGAGCCGCTCGGTCAGTTCACGGTCATCCCTTCGCAAGCAGCTGTGTCCACAGCTGCTCAACAAGTGTGTCCGCTCCACTCGTCACCCCACCCGCATGGAGTCACGGCATGAAACTCAGAACCCTGGGTGTCGCGCTGGCCGCTATGGCCGCGCTCATCACCCTGCCCTTGCAGAGACCGGCCGCAGCGGCCGAACTCCCGCTGTCCCAGGGCAAGACGGCCACGTCCTCGTCGGTCGAGAACGGAGGCACCCCAGCCGCCTACGCCGTCGACGGGGACACCGCCACCCGGTGGTCCTCGGCCGCCACGGACACCCAATGGCTCCAGGTCGACCTCGGCGCCTCGGCGACGATCACCAAGGTCGTCCTCAACTGGGAGGCCGCGTACGGCAGCGACTACCGCATCCAGACGTCACCGGACGGCAGCACCTGGACCGACGTCAAGACGGTGACCGGCGGCGACGGCGGCACCGACAGCCTCGACGTCTCCGGCCAGGGCCGCTACGTCCGTATGTACGGTGTCCACCGGGCCACTCAATACGGCTACTCCCTCTGGGAGTTCCAGGTGTTCGGCACCAGCGGCACCACGACGCCGGCGACCTGTGACACGGCCAACGCGGCGCAGGGCAAGACGGCCACCGCCTCCTCCAGCGAGAACGCGGCGAACTCCGCCTCCGCCGCGTTCGACGGCAACACCGGAACGCGCTGGTCGAGCGCCTTCTCCGACCCGCAGTGGGTCCAGGTCGACCTGGGAGCCTCCACCGATCTGTGCCGGGTCGACCTCAACTGGGAGGCGGCGTACGGCAAGGCCTTCCAGATCCAGTCCTCCACCGACGGCCAGAACTGGACCGTCCTGAAGTCCGTCACGGACGGCACGGGGGGCACCGCCTCCTACGACGTCTCCGGCAAGGGCCGTTACGTACGGATCTACGGAACGACCCGGGGCACCGCGTACGGGTACTCACTGTGGGAGGTCGCCGTCCACACCGGTACGGGGAGCAGCACCCCGCCCGTGCAGGGCGGCGGGGACCTCGGGCCCAACGTCATCGTCGTGGACCCCTCGACCCCCGATCTCCAGGGCAAGTTCGACCAGGTCTTCGCCCAGCAGGAGTCGAACCAGTTCGGCTCGGGCCGCTACCAGTTCCTGATGAAGCCCGGCACCTACAACGGCATCAACGCCCAGGTCGGCTTCTACACCTCGGTCTCGGGCCTCGGCCTGAACCCCGACGACGTCCACATCAACGGCGACATCACCGTGGACGCGGGCTGGTTCAACGGCAACGCCACCCAGAACTTCTGGCGTTCGGCGGAGAACCTGTCGATCACCCCCTCCAACGGCACCGACCGCTGGGCGGTCGCCCAGGCCGCGCCGTTCCGGCGCATCCACGTCCAGGGCGGCCTCAACCTGGCCCCGAACGGCTACGGCTGGGCCTCGGGCGGCTACATCGCCGACTCCAAGATCGACGGCACCGTCGGCCCGTACTCCCAGCAGCAGTGGTACACCCGTGACAGCTCGGTCGGAGGCTGGACCAACGGCGTCTGGAACATGACCTTCTCGGGCGTCCAGGGAGCACCGGCGACGAACTTCGACTCCGGCCCGTACACCACCCTGGACAGCACCCCGGTCTCCCGCGAGAAGCCCTACCTCTACCTGGACGGCAGCACCTACAAGGTGTTCGTGCCCTCCAAGCGCACCAACGCGCGCGGTGTCTCCTGGCCCAACACGGCCGGTACGTCCGTCCCGCTCGACCAGTTCTACGTCGTCAAGGCCGGCGCGACCGCGGCGACGATCAACGCGGCCCTCGCCCAGGGTCTCAACCTGCTGTTCACCCCGGGTGTCTATCACCTGGACCAGACGATCAACGTGACCCGGGCCAACACCGTCGTCCTGGGCCTCGGCCTCGCGACGATCGTGCCGGACAACGGGATCGACGCCATGCACGTCGCCGACGTCGACGGGGTCAGGCTCGCCGGGTTCCTGATCGACGCGGGCCGTTCCAACTCCGACACCCTGCTCCAGATCGGCCCGTCGGGTTCCTCGGCCGACCACTCCGCCAACCCCACCACCATGCAGGACGTGTTCGTGCGCATCGGCGGCGCGGGCCCCGGCCTCGCCACCAACTCGGTCGTGGTCAACAGCGACGACGTCGTGATCGACCACACCTGGCTGTGGCGCGCGGACCACGGGGACGGAGTCGGCTGGGACACCAACCGCGCCGACTACGGACTCGTGGTCAACGGTGACGACGTCCTGGCGACCGGCCTGTTCGTCGAGCACTTCAACAAGTACGACGTGCTGTGGAACGGCGAGAACGGGCGCACGATCTTCTTCCAGAACGAGAAGGCGTACGACGTGCCCAACGCGGCCGCCGTCACCCATGACGGCATCGTCGGATACGCGGCCTACAAGGTCGCCGACTCCGTCTCCACGCACGAGGCCTGGGGTCTGGGAAGCTACTGCAACTTCACCACGGACCCGTCGATCGTCCAGGCGCACGGCTTCCAGGTCCCGGTGAAGACCGGGGTCAAGCTGCACGACATCCTGGTGATCTCCCTGGGCGGCAAGGGGCAGTACGCCCACGTCGTCAACAACACGGGGGCGCCCACCTCGGGCACGGACACCGTCCCGTCCAAGGTCACTCAGTTCCCGTGATCCCGGGTCACCGGCTTCCCGTGATCCCGAACGGGGCCGGCTGACCGCTGCACTGGTGCCGGCGCTCCGCCCTTCTCCGGGGGAGCGCCGGCACTCGCGTGTCATCCGCGCCCGGCGCGGGCGGCCGTCGTCCGCTCAGAGAGGGCGGTGTCCCGAGCCGGGGCCCGCCGCGGCCCGCGCCGCGTCGGGAGCCGAGTCGAGCGGGAGGCCGTGACCCCGTGGCGTTTCCAGGTCGGGCGGTCCGGCCGGTTCGACTCCGGCGGCGTGGGCCAGGAGCCGGTGGGCGAGTTCACGTGCCTCGGCGGGGGTCAGCGAGGCCCAGACCCCGTGTTCGTCGCCCTGGTCGGGCCCGACGTCCAGCGTCACCCGGCCGATCGTCCGGCCCGGCGTGGGCAGCCGCAGTTCCTTCACGTAGATCGTGCGGCCGCAGGAGGTCACCAGGGGCAACTCGCCCGCCTCCGCGGCTCGCAGCCGCCGCTGTCCGGACGCCGTCATCGCTCTCACGCCTTTCCACGAGCAGAACCGCCGGTGGGTCCACCGCAACGGGTGGAACGCCGCTCTCCGGCATCCGCCGGACTGCTCACGTCAGCGTCGGGACGTACGGGTTTGTTCCCCGCCTCCGGGCACCGGACGTCCTCGTGACCGGTCGCCGGGAGCCGCCCGCCGCTGCCTGCCCGCGCGAACACAGGGCGCTGTGCCCGCGGTTGACGCCTGTCCGCCCCGTACCCGGAAGGGGAGCGTCCGGCCCGGCGGCTGCCGGTCGGGGTCAGCGGGGGAGGGGACCCTTGGTGCGCAGCGCCCCGAGGCGCTCCAGGAGCAGGCCCTCCCTGGTCGACCAGGGGGAGATCTCCACGCTCGTCGCCCGGCACGCCTCCATCAGGGCCTCCGCGACCAGCGCCCCGGCCAGGGACTGTCCGGCCCGGTGACGCGAGATGCCGGGCAGCCGGCCGCGGCCCGCGGACCCGTTCTTGGCGAGCACGCCCACCGCGGCCCGTACCTCGTCGAGGGTCAGACGCTGAGGTGCCCCGGAACGGTCGCGCCCCGCTGTGGTGTAGCGGGCGAGCTGGGTGAAGGTCTTGGAGCAGGCGAGCACCCGCCCGTCCGGATCGGCGCGCGGCAGGTCCGCCACCTCGGCGAGCCGGCCGCTCAGATGGTCGCGCACCTCGGCGAGCCGTCGCTTCGAGGAGACGGCCTCGTCGAGTTTCCAGACCCGGGTGACCGTCCGGGCGCCCAGCGGCAGGGAATGGGCCGTCCTGGGTCGTCTGGAGGTTCCGGAGGCGACCTCCACGGTGCCCCCGCCGATGTCGAGCACCAGCAGCGACCCGGGCCGCTCGCCCGCCCAGTGGCGCGCGGCCACATAGGCCAGCCGGGCCTCCTCCTCGCCGGACATC
Proteins encoded:
- a CDS encoding discoidin domain-containing protein, translating into MKLRTLGVALAAMAALITLPLQRPAAAAELPLSQGKTATSSSVENGGTPAAYAVDGDTATRWSSAATDTQWLQVDLGASATITKVVLNWEAAYGSDYRIQTSPDGSTWTDVKTVTGGDGGTDSLDVSGQGRYVRMYGVHRATQYGYSLWEFQVFGTSGTTTPATCDTANAAQGKTATASSSENAANSASAAFDGNTGTRWSSAFSDPQWVQVDLGASTDLCRVDLNWEAAYGKAFQIQSSTDGQNWTVLKSVTDGTGGTASYDVSGKGRYVRIYGTTRGTAYGYSLWEVAVHTGTGSSTPPVQGGGDLGPNVIVVDPSTPDLQGKFDQVFAQQESNQFGSGRYQFLMKPGTYNGINAQVGFYTSVSGLGLNPDDVHINGDITVDAGWFNGNATQNFWRSAENLSITPSNGTDRWAVAQAAPFRRIHVQGGLNLAPNGYGWASGGYIADSKIDGTVGPYSQQQWYTRDSSVGGWTNGVWNMTFSGVQGAPATNFDSGPYTTLDSTPVSREKPYLYLDGSTYKVFVPSKRTNARGVSWPNTAGTSVPLDQFYVVKAGATAATINAALAQGLNLLFTPGVYHLDQTINVTRANTVVLGLGLATIVPDNGIDAMHVADVDGVRLAGFLIDAGRSNSDTLLQIGPSGSSADHSANPTTMQDVFVRIGGAGPGLATNSVVVNSDDVVIDHTWLWRADHGDGVGWDTNRADYGLVVNGDDVLATGLFVEHFNKYDVLWNGENGRTIFFQNEKAYDVPNAAAVTHDGIVGYAAYKVADSVSTHEAWGLGSYCNFTTDPSIVQAHGFQVPVKTGVKLHDILVISLGGKGQYAHVVNNTGAPTSGTDTVPSKVTQFP
- a CDS encoding M4 family metallopeptidase; translated protein: MALNRHHSSVRRRRRATVLALTAASSLLALAVRPGSASAASADLAPGRAVTEITAAGNPASVRATARIVAEPRARALAAPLSPARHAELVRNAGAAAGATAKLLGLGTREGLVVKDVAQDRDGTTHTRYERTYAGLPVLGGDLVVHLRDGRSTVSEATRATVTLGSVTPRISAAGAAARALAVGREAAVARPRIGEAPRRVVWAAGTRPVLAWETVVDGVQRDGTPAELHVVTDASSGKVATRYEGVDTGTGTGQYVGTVPLSTTPSGTSYQLVDGDRAGHRTYDLGQGTSGTGTLYTDDNDVWGNGTQSDRQTAGVDVAYGAAATWDYYKDVFGRNGIRNDGVAAYSRAHYGNNYVNAFWSDSCFCMTYGDGANNAKPLTALDVAAHEMSHGVTSATANLTYSGESGGLNEATSDIFAAAVEFHENLAADVPDYLVGEKIDIRGNGTPLRYMDKPSRDGSSRDYWDSSLGGIDVHYSSGPANHFFYLLSEGSGAKTVNGVSYDSPTHDGLPVTGIGIENAARIWYRALTTYMTSTTDYHGARTATLRAAGDLFGAYSPTYLAVADAWAGINVGDRIALGVNAAPVPDQTSGVGQQVSLQVDAYTTNTGASLTYAATGLPEGLAIGDTGLISGVPVTPGTSDTTVTVTDSTGASVSLSFRWRIAYVYANATRVDIPDLGPAVESPITITGRPGNASATTEVYVGIVHTYRGDLTVDLVGPDGTVYSLLNRSGGSADDVDQTFTVDASAQPVEGTWKLRVRDLASIDVGYIREWRITP